The Myroides phaeus DNA segment GTAGATTATCCAGATTTTGGACATAAAGTTGCATTAGATGTAGAAGAAGGAAAAGCAGATTTTGGAATTGTAATCTGTGGTAGTGGAAATGGAATTGCAATGACTGCAAACAAACATCAAGGTGTGAGATGTGCATTGTGTTGGACAAAGGAAATTGCTGAATTAGCAAGGTTGCACAATGATGCAAACGTAATTAGTATTCCTGCAAGATACACTTCAATTGAACAAGCTGTGGCTATGGTTGAAGCTTTTTTAGACACTAAATTTGAAGGTGGACGTCATTTAACAAGAGT contains these protein-coding regions:
- the rpiB gene encoding ribose 5-phosphate isomerase B encodes the protein MNISIGNDHAGPAYKQAIIKLLESRGYNVTNYGTDDFGSVDYPDFGHKVALDVEEGKADFGIVICGSGNGIAMTANKHQGVRCALCWTKEIAELARLHNDANVISIPARYTSIEQAVAMVEAFLDTKFEGGRHLTRVNKIACS